One stretch of Ornithinimicrobium ciconiae DNA includes these proteins:
- a CDS encoding nucleotidyltransferase family protein: MLPVDVDPERLRDVCERYGVASLEVFGSVARGEDRIDSDVDLLYVLKPGTRLGFRLFDLEDELAVLFGRPVDLVARRSINKYIREQVLADAQPVYAA, encoded by the coding sequence GTGCTGCCCGTGGATGTCGACCCGGAACGCTTACGCGATGTGTGCGAGCGCTACGGCGTTGCGTCCTTGGAGGTGTTCGGCTCTGTCGCTCGTGGCGAGGACCGGATCGACAGCGATGTTGACCTCCTCTATGTCCTGAAACCGGGCACTCGCCTCGGCTTCCGGCTCTTCGACCTCGAGGACGAGCTCGCTGTGCTCTTCGGCCGCCCGGTCGACCTTGTCGCGCGCAGATCGATCAACAAGTACATCCGCGAGCAGGTCCTCGCCGACGCGCAACCTGTCTATGCGGCGTGA
- a CDS encoding RuBisCO large subunit C-terminal-like domain-containing protein: protein MSAPTVLGRDPSRLYVRYAIAGDVDAVAEAIRVEQTIEFPADLAPDWIQQEVVGQVEDRDEGSVVISYAAGVYAGGLGQVLNVLWGNVSLFEGVRVVDVQLPAPEHLGLRGPRFGVSGMRSLLGVASRPLLATALKPMGSSSEELAATAGVLAEAGIDLIKDDHSLGDQPWSPWRERVARCAEAVLDANEMAGTSARYLPSLNVPADEVLQRADEAKELGAEGLLVLPGITGFDAMRALADDDDLALPIMSHPSMLGSHVVNPGQGLDHGILLGLINRLAGADMVVFPNYGGRFGFSVEQCAQIRDECAVARPGVRSALPTPGGGMTLERVPEILDLFGQDVVLLIGGALHRGDLRTNATALRESL from the coding sequence GTGAGCGCGCCGACCGTGCTGGGGCGGGATCCCTCGCGGCTCTATGTGCGCTATGCGATCGCCGGTGACGTGGACGCGGTCGCCGAGGCGATCCGGGTCGAGCAGACCATCGAGTTCCCCGCCGACCTGGCGCCCGACTGGATCCAGCAGGAGGTGGTCGGGCAGGTCGAGGACCGCGACGAGGGCTCGGTGGTCATCTCCTACGCCGCGGGGGTGTATGCCGGTGGGCTGGGTCAGGTGCTCAACGTCCTGTGGGGCAACGTGTCCCTGTTCGAGGGCGTGCGCGTGGTCGACGTGCAGCTGCCTGCTCCGGAGCACCTGGGTCTGCGCGGCCCACGGTTCGGCGTGTCAGGGATGCGGTCGCTGTTGGGTGTGGCGTCGCGGCCGCTGCTGGCCACCGCCCTGAAGCCGATGGGCTCCTCCTCCGAGGAGCTCGCGGCCACGGCCGGCGTGCTCGCCGAGGCGGGGATCGACCTGATCAAGGACGACCACTCCCTGGGGGACCAGCCGTGGTCGCCGTGGCGCGAGCGGGTGGCGCGGTGCGCGGAGGCTGTCCTGGACGCCAACGAGATGGCCGGGACGAGCGCGCGCTATCTGCCCTCGCTCAACGTCCCGGCAGACGAGGTGCTGCAGCGGGCGGACGAGGCCAAGGAGCTCGGCGCCGAAGGGCTGCTCGTGCTGCCCGGAATCACCGGCTTCGACGCCATGCGGGCCCTGGCCGACGACGATGACCTGGCCCTGCCGATCATGAGCCATCCCTCGATGCTGGGCTCCCACGTCGTCAACCCCGGCCAGGGCCTGGACCACGGCATCCTGCTGGGGCTGATCAACCGGCTGGCCGGGGCGGACATGGTGGTCTTCCCCAACTACGGCGGCAGATTCGGCTTCTCGGTCGAGCAGTGCGCCCAGATCCGGGACGAGTGCGCCGTCGCACGCCCGGGCGTGCGCTCAGCGCTGCCCACCCCGGGGGGCGGCATGACGCTGGAGCGGGTGCCCGAGATCCTCGACCTGTTCGGCCAGGACGTCGTCCTGCTGATCGGTGGCGCGCTGCACCGCGGCGACCTGCGCACCAACGCGACTGCGCTGCGCGAGAGCCTCTGA
- a CDS encoding HepT-like ribonuclease domain-containing protein — MRRELLLLREMRDAAVAIRELVGDRDAEQVELDAMRRSALLWHFTVLGEAASQVRQGTKNAHPDIAWRAATRLRNRIVHGYWNIDVETLVGTASEDLPRMIAQLEDAIAALMGPE; from the coding sequence ATGCGGCGTGAACTTCTGCTGCTGCGCGAGATGCGCGACGCAGCAGTGGCAATCCGGGAGCTGGTCGGTGATCGAGACGCCGAGCAGGTGGAGTTGGACGCCATGCGACGCTCGGCGCTCTTGTGGCACTTCACGGTCCTCGGAGAGGCCGCAAGTCAGGTCAGGCAGGGGACCAAAAACGCACACCCGGACATCGCCTGGCGCGCAGCGACCCGGCTGCGGAACCGCATCGTTCACGGCTACTGGAACATCGATGTCGAGACGCTGGTCGGGACGGCCAGCGAAGATCTCCCTCGAATGATCGCTCAACTCGAGGATGCCATCGCTGCGCTCATGGGACCCGAATAA